The nucleotide window GCTAATGTATTTAATGTGGCACCTGCCTCCGCACCAATGCCTGGTGAGGTCATACGATAAGCACATTTTTCTACTAAATCTGCACGTCCTGCGATATAGCCGCCAATTTTTGCAAGACCTGCCCCTGGGTTTTTAATTAATGAGCCTGCCATTAAATCAACGCCAACCTCTGTTGGCTCAAGTAGCTCCACAAATTCACCATAGCAATTATCCACAAAAATCACAGCACTTGGGGCAATCAAGCGAATTTGCTGCACCATTTCACTAATTTCTGCAACTGTAAATGAAGGTCGTGTCGCATAGCCTTTTGAACGCTGAATAGCGATCATTTTCGTTTTTACATTTACTGCTTCACGCACGCCTTGCCAGTCGATTTGCTCATTATCAATTAAATCAACATGGCTATATTTAATGCCGAAATCCTTTAATGACCCAGTATCTTTATCTCCACCATCAACAATTGATTGCAGCGTATCATATGGTTTGCCTGTAATATAAACGAGCTCGTCACCAGGACGTAAAACACCGAATAAGCTAAGCGTAATGGCATGCGTGCCTGAGATAATTTGCGGACGAACGATGGCTGCCTCTGTCCCAAATACTTGTGCATAGACACGCTCTAAATTATCGCGTCCTTCATCATCATAGCCATAGCCACTTGAAGGATGTAAATGATAATCAGAAA belongs to Lysinibacillus louembei and includes:
- a CDS encoding methionine gamma-lyase family protein, translating into MFTSNLTEQTMELAARIENKIATFHKKVDENAFFNQQKVLTAFRENQVSDYHLHPSSGYGYDDEGRDNLERVYAQVFGTEAAIVRPQIISGTHAITLSLFGVLRPGDELVYITGKPYDTLQSIVDGGDKDTGSLKDFGIKYSHVDLIDNEQIDWQGVREAVNVKTKMIAIQRSKGYATRPSFTVAEISEMVQQIRLIAPSAVIFVDNCYGEFVELLEPTEVGVDLMAGSLIKNPGAGLAKIGGYIAGRADLVEKCAYRMTSPGIGAEAGATLNTLADFYQGFFLAPHTVAQALKGAIFTSAMLEEIGMATAPHYSAPRTDLIQSVSFQTAEQMIAFCREIQAASPINAHFAPEPAYMPGYEDDVIMAAGTFVQGSSIELTADGPIRPPYTAFVQGGLTYEHVKYAICSAVQKLSNKG